In one window of Littorina saxatilis isolate snail1 linkage group LG11, US_GU_Lsax_2.0, whole genome shotgun sequence DNA:
- the LOC138980272 gene encoding uncharacterized protein: MCWSDVTVQMDSSGHRFLEFNERTTKTRTGVSRQDVRAKPRAYEDVENPERCPVKIFEKYASLRPAETCGSNYPFYLTCVHDPKPGKQWFRAMPMGVNTIGSLMKEMAAASEISSTTSKRISGTSARKTLLQKLNDSGVPPTHIMEKSGHKNIQSVLSYAKMSDNQQLQVSRILSTTRTCTVSKLGAMTSTTDDADSSASASGGNTLRQPAVTFDAPIHGGVFNFNFTMSGRDARRDARNESRGDQKVCAELVFYVPLAQLQQRKRTDVLHPLSGGWRCLKLVHRWLQQLSQIRTGRPCTDRRSQKGSADICSCVCVCVCVCVCVCV; the protein is encoded by the coding sequence ATGTGCTGGTCCGACGTAACTGTTCAGATGGACAGCAGTGGCCACCGCTTCTTGGAATTCAACGAGCGAACCACGAAAACAAGAACAGGGGTCTCCAGGCAGGATGTCAGGGCAAAACCGCGAGCGTATGAAGATGTTGAAAACCCTGAGCGGTGCCCTGTGAAGATCTTCGAGAAATATGCCTCTCTTCGCCCTGCAGAAACATGCGGCTCCAACTATCCGTTCTACCTCACATGCGTCCATGATCCGAAACCAGGCAAACAATGGTTTCGTGCAATGCCGATGGGAGTGAACACAATCGGCAGTTTGATGAAAGAAATGGCGGCCGCGTCCGAGATATCTTCCACCACAAGTAAACGAATCTCGGGTACCTCGGCGAGGAAGACGCTGCTACAGAAGCTCAATGATTCTGGAGTTCCCCCAACCCATATAATGGAGAAATCAGGACATAAAAACATTCAGTCTGTACTCAGTTACGCGAAAATGTCCGACAACCAGCAACTGCAAGTTTCCCGAATTCTGTCAACCACGCGCACTTGCACAGTCTCAAAGTTGGGAGCTATGACGTCAACTACTGATGACGCAGATTCCAGTGCCTCGGCCTCAGGCGGAAACACACTCCGCCAGCCAGCAGTGACCTTTGATGCGCCCATTCATGGAGGAGTTTTCAATTTCAATTTCACAATGTCTGGAAGAGACGCAAGAAGAGACGCAAGAAACGAAAGTAGGGGCGACCAGAAAGTTTGTGCAGAGCTGGTTTTCTATGTTCCCTTGGCTCAGCTACAGCAAAGAAAAAGAACTGATGTTCTGCACCCTctgtcaggaggatggcgttgCCTCAAACTCGTTCACCGCTGGTTGCAGCAACTTTCGCAAATCCGCACTGGCAGACCATGTACGGACAGACGATCACAAAAAGGCTCTGCTGACatctgttcgtgtgtgtgtgtgtgtgtgtgtgtgtgtgtgtgtgtgtgtgtgtaa